CACATTCAGCTGAATCCGAAGCCTAAGCACACCGGTTACATGCGCTATCGCGTCGACACGTTCAACAAAAGTAAGGACCTAAACAACTGCGACATCGTCTGCTTGAATTGGGCAGAGAACATGGTCCAGGTTGATGAGCCCGGCGGCAATAGCGAAGCATGGAAGAACGAGAGCGGGTCCGCCTGGTACATCTCGGAACATCGCTGTTCATCTAACGATGATGAGGTTGAGAAAAACGAACAATGCGGTCTTTATTTTTCGCGTCACGTTAACCAGCGGCATGTGCTCCACTTTCACTTCGGCGCAGCTGCGTTTGAATTGACCGTCGCTAAGATTGTTCAACTGGGCCACCGCGTGCACGACAACCATCTCGGACCAAAGATGGATGTTCGGTACACCTGGCATGATGACCATCAGGCCTGGATGCCCAACGCAGAAAACCCTGACCCGGGCTTGTCAAATCTCTTCGCACTTTCGCTTGATGTGACGTCGGCGTTCTCAAGCCTGAAGACAGTGAATAGCCGACTACAGGTGGAGCGTGCAATTGCGCTTTCCTGCGGTCTCTCGAAGTGCAAGGAAACCTGGTTCAAGGCTGGCGAACTTGACGCATGCAAACTGGGCGAGGACGAAGTTGTGCGACGCGTGACTCTCGCTCTGGACCGCGATGTAGCTGCGCGCAATGCCCGTGAAAACAGCATCAAGAAGGTTGCGGCTCTGAACAAAATCTTGGCCACGAAGAAGCTACCGCGTCAGATTCACGACCTCGGTGGCGGTGAAGCTCGCATCATGTGGCGACCAGACTCACCGCATGTGAACGTCTTCAAAGATGGGAAGCAGCCGGCCTTGGTCGCTTATCTAGGAATGGATCCGAGCTCAGAGATGATTAAAAACGTGAGTGACGCTGCGTTTGAGTTGCTGCGCCGAGAGAACAACGATAACCACAAGCACCGCATCGCGGTCTGCTATCACACGATAGATGGGCAAGCCGAGTTCGCACCAATTTCCAAACTCACTGACATCACCCATGGGGGCGGCAGCGCTACCTCCATTGCAGAGGCGGACTAAATGTTGGAACTTCAGTCAGTTCGAGAGAAAGTCTTCGCACTGCTCAGTGACGTTCAGAATATCGATGATGCGGTGGTACGAGGCGAGCGCTGCCACGAAGGCAAGTGCTACGCCATCGCCTATGTGGATCTTGCCGATAACGTGGTTGGTCGCGCTGGCGAACTATACGACTTTCAGGAGCGAATCCTGGGCGACGATTTCTTCGGCACGCCTGGCGACTTGCGATGGAACAAGTACCTTTACATCGTTGCCGGCCCGAAATCGCTACGCCATGATGACTTTGAAAAAGCGAAGGCGACTATTGAGTCGGACAAAGAGTACGCACGCAAGCGCGTCGTCTCCGAAGAAGAGCTTGAAGCGTTGCTTGGCGCCGCCCAGTACTTCACACCAACCGACACTGGCAAGGACTTCAACGTCGTTGGCGAATGGGAAAAGCGCCTCGCCGCCGCAGATTTGGATGAATTGCTCGATCGACCTACACGAAAGGACGTTGTTGAGCGCATCGGCACCCGGTCAGCCAAACGCGTACCCGTCGCAGACAAGACCCTGACGCTAAATCCATCCGACGCCCTTCTTACTCAGAAATGGCTCGCATCCATCTCGATCGATCAGTTCCGTCCAGTTCACGACGGGAAGTCGTACACCTTTGGCCAGGTAACCCTCATCGTTGGAGCCAACGGTACTGGTAAGACATCGTTGCTTGAAGCTGTCGAATATTTCTACTGTGGTCATAACCGTAGGCAGGGGAACGCGGTCATTCCGAAAATCTCCGGCTCATTGGTTGGTAAGACTGAGGCGCTGGTAGCCTCGGCAGAGGCCGGTCGAATCAGAGCTCGCTGCTTCAGTTGGTATAATCGGGACGAACGACTTGCAAAGTCGATTCTGAGTGCATTCACTCGATACAACTTTCTCGATACAGATGCGGCATTCAGAATCTCGACAGAATTAGAACCATCAGAAATACCAAGTGATTTGAGCCGATTGCTTGTCGGTGCGGATGCCTCAATGATCTGGGACTATCTCGGCAAGATTTCGCCTGAGATCGAAACCGCCCATGAGCGTTCAATCATGCGAGTCGACGAAAGTCGGCAGAGGCTAGAGATTGCTCAGAAGGAGCTTGAGGACACTCAGAGTCGCCCCTCGGACGGCAAAGCTCTCACAGAGGCATTTCGCGTAGCCTTGGAAGGGCTTAATTGGAAAGCTCAAAAGGTAACGGCGCCGCTAGTCACAGAAGAAGAAGCAAATGGCCTCGCGGAGGCACTCGGCCATCTGAAATCTGTACTTTCGGCGGGTTCAGCCGTGGTGTCTATTGACGCGATTTCGACGCGCGGCAAAGAGATAAACCAGGCATTGGCGCTTGCTATTCCGCTCGAAGCGGATCGAACAAAATATGTGCAGGAAATGAATCGGCTTGCTAAACATGCAGCTGCCTGCGAAGAGGCTTGTGAAACCCTAGATCGCTGGCTGACCTACGTGAATAGTGGCTTCGCCATCGCCTATGCTCGTGGCAAGAAGGCCAATACAGCGGTAGAAATCGCCCAGGGCCGATTGGGCCTGTACGCGACAGGCGATATTCCCAAAGTACCTCAAGGGTATGCAGCCGAAACGCTGGAGTCTGCAATTCGCGACGCAACCTTGGATGTCCAGGACTGCATTGATCAAGTGATCAGTTTGGATAATCTGGCTGACAGCTTTGGAAAGGCAGCATCCGCTCGAGCGCTAGCTGCACGTCAACTACGATCCGCTGCAGTGGCATCGTTCAACGCTGGCCATCCGGAAGACGATTGTCCCATTTGCCGGGCCAAATATTCACCCCAGAAGTTGGCCGATCTTGTTGAGCAAATCACACAAACATTAGAAGAGACCAACGAGCTCACAGAGGTCACTTCTAAACTTTCCGAAGCTCAGGAACAGCTCGATTTTTTTCAAGATAAAGTCCGCCTCATTGAGAACCTGCAGCGAATAGCAAGTGCCATTGACCTAGCACCAGATGCGCTTTGCTCTGAGGTTCCCGCCCGACTGGCAGAACTGCAATTCGAGTTGGCGAGTGCTGAGCAAGAACTTGCCTCCGCCAGAATTGACTGGAAGGAGCTAGCCAACTCAAAGTTGACGGCACGCGAGCACGACGACCTTCGGGACATTGTCACAACGCTTCTGCTCACGTCTGAAACAGAGTTCGATACGGTAGCTATTGATGAAGCACGAGCTTCGTTTCGCGAAGCCGCTGCTGCAGCTCATAAACTTATAACTCAGAATTTCGAACTGCATAACTCCCTTGAAAAACAGCTTTCTGGTCTCAGTGCTGCTGCCACCGTCGAAGGTTGGCAAACACGAGCCCGACCCAATGCAGGTATAGAATCTCTAATAACTATGCAAGGTGAAATCGAATCGATTCAGACCCGAATTGATGGTTTACAAAGTTTTTTGGATATAGATGACAGCGCAAACTTTGCTGATTTAAGTATCGGGATAATTGGCGCCACTCGGATCCATTCTGAAGCGATGGAGGCCGTCAAAATGGAAAACATGGCGTCTAGCAAAATTTCCACACTTGTCGAGCAGATTGAGCACCTGAACCGGCAGCTGAACGAAAACTTGGAAAAGGCGGAAAACTATCAGGTCGCCAAAGAAACTCTGGAGCTGCTTCGCAATGAGTGCTCTCTTGAACACGCAACGCAAGAATCGTTGAGCGCCATCAGCTCGCAGATAAATGAAATTTTCAGTCGCATCCATGCGCCGAACGAATATGAATATGTTGGCCAGGGAGAGGCACTCCTCCAGACATCGGGCTCACATGAGAAACGTACGCTGGAGCAAATAAGCACAGGGCAACGTGCAGCGTTTGCGCTCTCTGTATTTTTGTCGATGAATCGTAACGCAAGCAAGGCACCGCCGGTCCTTCTGATTGACGACCCGATCGCGCATATCGACGATTTAAACGCACTGTCCTTCCTAGACTATCTACGCGATTTGGCCGTGAACTCCAGTCGACAGATTTTTTTTGCTACAGCAGATACTCGTATCGCAGCGCTCTTTGCTCGGAAATTTAGCTTTCTTGGAGAATCGTTTCAGAGCATTCAACTAGAGCGCGGGGTGGATGGGGGCTAAGGATAGTGAGCGCAGCCAGAATCTCCTCACCGCGGGCGGCGATGTCCAGTTATGGATACCATAGCCTTTAATGCAGTATGTACAGTTGATGCGGTGAGCCGAGTCGTTGATTTGAGCGAATAGGATTAATTCAAGATGATGCCTATACCACTCAGTAGTGTCTATTTGATATCATCAGCCCCTCGTACTCTCAAGTGCTTAGTACGAGGGGGGAGGTCTGCACATTCAGGGGTGTGTCTCTGTAATAAGCAGCAGGCACGATGCGCCCTCCCTTAATAATATGTTGAAGCGGAATTTCACCTATTAGTAAGTTTAGGAGAGCAAAAATTTTAAAATATCTTATTGCCCTGGTGCCTTCAATTCTTGTGTGCGGATGCGTAGCTCAAACGTCTGACAATTCCGGTCTGTCTAGTCGAGGAATTGGGAAGTGGCAGGCAGAGGTAGTCTGCAAGAAGATGGGAGTGGATACACGTGATACTATCATGTTCAAACTCAGCCCCGGCGAGCTTCCATATTCCCAGCACGGACTTATGGTATTCCACAGTCGAGATGAAAGTGGTCGTAACCTTGGGTTTTCTACATATTTTGTTCTTGTTAAAACGACTCCGTTGACAGGTGGAATAGCAATTGATGCAGATCACCGGATAGTTAAAAACGGCCCTGATGTAGATACTTTTTTTACAAAAATGGCTGGTGAGGATCAGCGGAAACGGGGAGAGTTCACCGGCCCTGACACTATGAAACTCAATATGTGTGGTCGTGTAGAAAAATTTTACCGAATTGCGAACTACACTCGACTTGATCAGCCGCCACCGCTAGAAAGAGTTGATTATAATTAGCAGATAAGCCAGCGCTGCTATCGGACCTGCATTCACCCTCGATTCTTTTCGCTAGGTCTTGATCCTATACGGACCAATAAAAGGTCTTCACGCCAACGCTCCATTTAGTAATATTATTAAGAGATATGATAAAAGTCGAACAGCAACTCGAGAGCATTCATCAGGAACTTCGTGGAAGTGTGCAGGACCTGACTCAGGAAGAGCAAAAATCGTTGAAGTACTATATTCGCGACATTCATCAGCGCTTAAGCGAATGGCTGAGCGTACAGGGGAATGAAAAAGACGAACGCAGTTATGAAATCAGTTGGGCTCTTGGCCTGGTCGGTACTGTCGGTGTCCTTCTGGCGATCACTCGATCCGCTGGCAGCGATATTGATTGGGTGCGCGAGCACACTTTGGCATTTAGGCTCTGGGCGGTAGTACTGTGCACCCTTTTCGTTGGGGTGTCATTGGAGCGCTCCGCGGTGGTGAGGTCCCTGTGGGGTTTTACCATTACCAAGTTTTTGGTTTCGATTATTCTTTCCGGTGTGGTGCTCTACGCCCGAGGCAAAGCTGCGGGCTACATCAATGGAGTATTTCACATAGATGCTTCCGCGTTGCCCTTCACATTTGTGTTTACCACCGCACTGTTGGTGCTTAAGTTGTTGTTGCCGTTCGTACTTACTGTGGCATTGATTTTTTTACTGGTTCACGCTCTGATTGTAGCCGGCTGGTTGAAGGGTAAAGTTGATGGTAATACTGCTACTGCGGCCCCGCTTTTCTCGTTACTGTCCGCTTTTGTGTTCGGTGTAATTCTCTATTTCGGGTGGAGCTGGTCCGGTAATCAGATAGCCGACTCCCGGGTGCCGGAAAAAGTCTATTTGATGGCTCATACGCTGGACTTTAATTACTCGCACGAATGCGCCAATGTGGCAGCGACTCGGCCGGTACTCTTCCTCGGACCTGCTCAGGAGTCCGTGCTGGTTGCCCCCGAAAAGCTGGCTGATTTCAGTTTTACCGATTTCTTTGAAGGGGGAGTGAAAGTACCGACTAGCTTCGTGCGTCAACGATGCGACTACAAACCGGCGTGGGCTGTGGATGAGTCGAATTAGGATTGTGCTGAGTCCGTTTGTTGTATCGGTCGTTGAGTCCACAGCGGCCGTTCGCTAGCCGTTGCGAATGTGTCACTCCGGCGTCATGAGCATCGCAAGCACCATGTTGATGAACTCCTCGTTCTTGCCGATTGTATCCAAGGCACCGCGTACGTTGGCTGTCACCTCCGTAGCCCCTAACTGGCCAAGCAATTGTCCGATCAGCCTATCATCGTCTCTGACACGTTCTGGCAAGATCGGCGCCATGACTTCGCTGCCCGACCTCGATCAACTGACCCCCGAACAACTGCGCGCTCTGGCTGCACAGTTGTTTTTTCAGGTCGGCGCTATGGACAAGAAATCCCAGCACGACAAAACGCTCATCGAGGAACTCACCCACGAGATCACGCAGCTCAAACGCTTTAAGTTCACCAAGCGTAGCGAGCAGATGAGCCTGGAGCAGGACAGTTTGCTCGATGATCTGATCGATACTGATATCACGGCCATCGAAGCTGAGCTGGAGTCATTGTAAACAGTTCCAGCATCGGCCCAGATATTAACTGATTACGTCTGGCCACAATCGGTATCGCCATAGTAGAGGTCTTCACAACCGAAGGAGAGTGGGAGGGATCCAGACGGTGTTCGTTGTCGCAGAAGCTTTGAATAGCGAATTGCTAATCTCTAGGCGCAAAACGCCGCCTTAATAAAGCTGCGAGGCTGTAGTACACACCGAGGAAAATCTCGACTTGCTTTAGCTCTGAGAGATAATTTTCTTATTTCGTTATGTGCTGATGACAACATTGCAATGAGCTAATCTCAGTTCCGTGCATAAAACGTGAATGAGCGTTTTTCTTAACTAAGCTGAGGGAATGATATGAAAAATATTACGAGTATCGATCACCGCAAAGTGATGCAGTCTGCCCAGACGCTAAAAGCCAATCCCCCACTCCCATCCGAGATCACCAAAGACCCGATTGCATTTCTTGAGGCACAAGGCATTACTGTTGGCGCGGACATCGAAGCGATGATCAAAGCCAAAGGTATGTTTCCTCTCGCGAAAGCGCCAAGACAAGCGGGCATATTACACATCGATATTTAGTGGCACCCATAAATAAAAACCGAGGGAAATCTCTGCTTGCTTTGGCTCTGAGAGAAATTTTCTTATTCTATTATGTGCTGGTGACAACATTTTAATGAGCTAAGATCAGTTCAATGCGCAACACGTGGATGAGCGTTTTCTTTAACTAAACAGAGGGAATGATATGAATAATATTACGAGTATCGATCACAGCAAAGTGATGCAGGCTGCCCAAGCGCTAAAAGCCAAACCCCCACTCCCATCCGAGATCACCAAAGACCCGATTGCATTTCTTGAGGCACAAGGCATCACTGTTGACGCGGACATCGAAGCGATGATCAAAGCCAAAGGTGTGTTCCCCATCGCGAAAGCGCCAAGACAAGCGGGCATAGTACACATCGATATTTAGTGGCACCTATATGTAGATCGGCGAAAAAACTGGCTGTTCTGAAGAGGTCCGTTTGTACAGGTCGGCCAGTTTTTGCTTGTAACGAATACGGAGCAACGCCATGGAAACGCTGCCCGCAGCTCTGGTCATCAACGTTACACTTCAATGTCCCTTAAAGTGTGCTCATTGCTGTTATTCGTCCGATATGTTCAAGGCTGGTCATCTGTCATTTGAACAGATAGCGCTAGCCATTTCACAAGCTGCCGGCATCCAAGCGTTCCGGGCAGTCCACTTTGTCGGCGGCGACCCTTTGCTGCATCCCGACCTGCTAGCCGATGCAATCGCGCTAGCTGCCGGACTAGGACTTAGCACCGGTATCACAACCAGCGCTTTCTGGGCGAAGTCCCCGGGCCACGCTCAGAAGGTCGTCGACAAGCTATGCGATGCTGGATTGAGCGAAATAACTGTATCTTACGATGATGCCCATGCCGCTTTCCTAGGCCTGCATTACATCGCTAATGCGGTGGCTGCCGCAGTCCTGCGTTCTCTCAAGTTAAGAATCGCCGTAGTGGTCGAACCTGGCGCCGCGATCACCGCCGCGACGCTGCGCGCGCAATTAGGACTGCAAGAGGCGAGCGCCATTCAAATTTACGAAACGGCTGTGAACTCAACCGGCCGGGCCGCTGCCGTAGACGAAGTCCGCCTTCACACACGCACCGAGCATGCAGAGGTCTATCGGGGGGCCTGCCAGTCGGTGTTTCGGAACGTCCAAATCGATCCACAAGGTAACGTGATCCCCTGTTGCGGTGTCTTGCCTCACCACTCCTCAATGGTGGTTGGAAACCTAGTGGATGATGGCTTGGAGATTGCGGTAGCGCGGGCCCAGCAAGACCCTTTATATCGTTGGATCAGCAAGGACGGGCCGGTGGCAATCCTGGCCGACATTACCGCTGCCGATACGGCGCCGATGCGCACCACGGATTTCGATGGTATCTGCACGGCTTGCGACCGCATGTTTTCCTCCCCTTTGTTGCTAAGACGGGCGCGACACACGGCCGCCGCCAGGTGCGCCGAGGGCCAGTCGGAGAATGTCGTGTTGAAATGGGTGACAACATGACGACTGACGTTTTGCTAGTGTCGGCCCCGGTTATGTCGGTGCTGCGGCCTTCGGCCGCACTCGGGCTACTGCAGTCGGCGCTCACGGCCATTGGGGTACGCACCGAATCCCTCTACTTGAATCTGATGTTCGCCGAGATGATTGGTATTGACCTGAACGAACGCCTTGGCGAGACTTTGCCAAGCCATCTCCTCGCTGGCGAATGGCTATTCGAACAGCCAGCACCGGCCGTAAATGCAAAAAATCGAGCCGTCTTCGAGGGACAACTCAACACGGCCTTAGAGCAACATAAGTTCGACGATCTAGAGGCCATCAAATCCAAGACGGCACCCGCATTTATCCTGCAGGCAGCGCAAGCTATCCTCAGGCGCAAGCCACGCATCTTGGGTTTCACTACCATGTTCCAACAGACCATGGCATCGCTGGAGATCGCGGCTTCCGTCAAACGTGCTGCACCGGAAATCATCATTTGCTTCGGTGGCGCAAATTGCCACGGTCCGATGGGGGCCGTGCTGATCCAACATTACCCACAGATCGACTATGTATTTACAGGCGAGGCCGACGCATTATTCCCTGATTTCGTCAAAGCCTTGCTAGCCGGACGTTCGCCCCGCCGCACCCAAGGCTGGCTGGGACGTATGTCGGGTACGCACCCGCTGTCCCAACCGGTCCGCGAACTCGATGACTTGCCGATCCCGGACTACAGCGACTACTTCAGCCAACTGGCCAGAATGTCTGAAGCACACCGGATACGCAGCAGCGTGCCGTTCGAATCCTCGCGAGGTTGCTGGTGGGGGCAAAAAAACCACTGTACTTTCTGTGGGCTCAATGCCACAAGCATGGTATTCAGAGAGAAAAGCGGGAACCGCGTACTGCGCGAACTGGGAGTTTTGGCGCGTGCATACGGCATCAAACGTTTTTCCGCATGCGACAATATCCTGAGCATGGGGCACGTCGACCGCGTAATTGCCGAACTAGACGGCAACGTGCAGCAATACCGCTTTTTTTACGAAATCAAGTCAAACCTTGATGAAGCGAAGCTGCGCATACTTGGCAAGGCCGGTGTGGTGTGGATACAACCAGGCATTGAAAGCCTCTCTGACCCTGTACTCAAGTTGATGCGCAAAGGTGTCGACCGCATGCTCAATCTGCGCCTGCTACGCAATTGCCGCGAATTTGGCATGTGCGCGATCTGGTCGATGCTGTACGGCTTTCCTGGGGAGGCCGCAGCGGATTTTGACGATGTGGCCCGCATCGTTCCAATGTTAGAGCATTTGCAGCCGCCAGTCGGATGCGGCCGGATCCGACTCGATCGTTTCAGCCCCAACTTCGAGCAAGCGGAGGCAATCGGTTTTACCGACGTACAGCCGGTAAGCTCATATGGCGCAATTTTCAACCTCCCTGCCGATGCGCTTTTTGGCTTGGCCTATTTCTTCGATGGCTATGCGCCACGGGCAGCCAGCGAATCCGACCTGATTCCCCTAAAACAAGCTATCGCGGCTTGGCGCAGTGCCTGGCTACCCGGGACTACTCCGCCTCGCCTGGTCGCGCTTCCATGCGAAGGCCGCTGCTTGATCGAAGATACCCGCCGGTGTGCCATCGAGCGCTTCTTTGTCGCTAGCGAACTCGAAACCGCCATCATCGGGCATTGCCGATCGGCGCGCGCGATCGCCAAATTCGACATCTTGACCGACAGGTGGAGCCCGAGCGAAATCGAAGCAGCTCTTGGCAACCTGCTCTACCGCAATTATCTGTTAACCGATCAGGACCGGGTGATTTCGCTGATAGTTACCAGCGGGAACGAGCTATTTAGCGATGAGGATCGGGCCGACCTGCCTTTTGGGTACGTTGCGTCAAGCAGCGTCCAGATATAACAGGAGAACGCTATGAGTGTCGAAGTGCGACCGCTTGGCGATAAATGCAATATCGGCTGTACATATTGCTATCAGGAAGGTACCCGTGCCAGTAGCACCGCTGGTAATCGTTATGAGATTTCGAAGATCATCGAAGTACTGAACGAACTCGATGAGCCGTTCACGTTGTTTGGCGGCGAGATTATGCTGACCAAGCGACGCGATTTAGAGCACCTTCTGGAGTTCGGCCAGCGCCGCTATGGCCAGGTAGGCCTTCAAACGAACGGCACCTTGGTCAAGGAACGCGATATCGACCTGTTCCTTGAACATAACGTAAAGGTAGGAGTCTCGATCGATGGCCCCGGCGAATTGAACGATGCGCGCTGGGCCGGCAGCCTTCGCGCGACCCGTCGCGCTACGGCGATGACTGAGGCGGTGATCGAAACCATGTGTCGGACAGGCGCGCCGCCGGGGGTCATCGTCACGCTTCACCGTTTGAATGCGGTTGGTGAACGGCTCGCCCACCTCTGCGGCTGGTTGCAGTTTCTCGACACTTTGGGTGTAACGCGCGTGCGCCTACACCTGCTCGAAAACGATAATGCCGGGCCAGCCGAGGATCTGGTGCTGACTACGGAGCAGGCGCTGCTGGCCATGCGCCGCCTGCGCGCACTCGAACGGACGCTGGTATGCATGCGATTCGATTTGTTCCGCGAACTAGAGTCGATGCTTCTTGGGCAAGACGATGAAGCGTCCTGCGTGTTTCGGGCATGCGACCCCTATCTGACCCGCGCCGTCATAGGTGTCGAAGGGGATGGCCGGCGATCCAATTGTGGCCGCACAAACAAGGATGGCATTGCATATACACCTGCCACAGTCAATGGCTACGAACGCCAGCTCGGACTGTACGCAATGCCGCAGGAGGAAGGCGGATGCAAGGGTTGCCGGTTCTTTCTAATGTGCAAGGGAAACTGTCCGGGCACCGCGATTGACGGCGACTGGCGCCTTCGTTCCGTTGATTGTTTGGTGTGGTTCGGACTCTTCGAAGATACCGAAGCCCGTCTCCTGTCCGAAGGTAGGGCGGTACTGAGCCAGTCGCCTCAGCGTACCGCAGTCGAAGCCATCATTGTCGAGGGTTGGCGGGATGGTCACGACCGGTTATTGCGCGAAGCCTGCGATCTGGTTGGCGGACTATGATGCTCGATGCCGTATCGCGGTCTTGGCCGAGTGCGGGATCCGGACCTGCGGATGGCGCCGCGCGCGCGCGCGGACGTCTTAGTTTCGCCGCATCGGAAGAAGGGGACCAATGGCGAAGCCAAATTCCAGGCATGGTCCACGCCTCCTTGGTCACCGATCTTGCCGACGTCAAGCACGGCGGGCTGGCATGGATGCGCTTCTGGGCTCCATATCGCGCTCTTGCCGAAACGCTCGAATGGGTTCAGGAGATGAGCTTGAAGGCAACCGTGTGCGACTGCGCGTTCGATGAGGGCGCCCCCGTCTCTCCCGTGCTTGTCGCAGGCGAGGCGCTCGACCCACGCACCCGCATCACCTATGCATTGGAGGTGACGGGGCGCAATGCCGTATTTCCGCTTCACAGCGCTGCCAGCCCGGTGCCTCCATGTTGCGCCTTGGCCCGCGAATCTACGAGTGACCGGCTCCTGCTTAATGGCGGAAACGGTCCCTTACACGCATATGTAGCGCTCGCGCCGCTTGGCCTCACGCCACTGCGGCACGCACCGTGCTCACTCGACTGCCCTGCCACTGTCGAAATTGTGAACGCCTTTATTGTGCGAGCGCTCGCCCTTGGCTTCAATGACGCGGCCCAGGCGTGGAAAACACTACAACACGTCCAGCCAAGTGCCACGCTGCGTGCAGGCCTAATGGAAGTAAAGATGCCGGGTTTACGCTTTGCTTACCGAACGGCACTGCACGAACGTAGCAATCGCATTGCCGTAACGATGCATAAACCCTGGATGCTATCGCCAGAGATCGACACCTTCATCCACACGGACCCTTCGTTCGCCAGTGAGTTTGCTCGCCGTTCGCGTTTCGCGACAATCCTGTGGGAACAAGAGGCGGTCATAAAGCGCGCACGAGGACCGATCGTCCACCTCGGCTGTGGCGATGGGCTGCTGTTGGATCTGCTAAAAATTGCCAAGCCGAACGCCGTGCTGCACGGAGTACAAAGCAATGCAGCGCCGGTCGAAGTCGGAGTATGCGTTCAGGACAATAGCGCGCCTGCCGTTCACGCAGAAAAGTGGGAAGTGGAGCTGAAAGCGATCATGGCTTCCGGGAAGAAACCCGATCTCCTTCTGTTTGACCCCATCCATCTGCTGGCGCTAGGGGCGGTCGAGCGCCAAATGCTTGTCTCCGCTATGCATGCATCAGCGGCCGCGGTCGTTGCCTACGCCACCGACGCAAGCTTAAAGCGCTATGGCGACCTCGCCGAGTTGGCTCGGGCGGCTGGAATAGGGCTGGTACAGGGGCGACGGCTTCGGGTGTCGGCGTTGTTAGCAGCTCCCTGATCACCTCATTTTGTAAGGGCGGAATTCGCATCGGTACACCATAGTGTTTGCTCAACATCCCATGCATCGTCGAGCTGCGTGAAGAAAAACTCTTTATCGATAAGTTTTTGATCGCCGTGACCACCATACGCCATGCGATCAACCAGGCTAGCCGTGGTCGTGAAGCCAATTTTGTATAAAAGACCCTGTTGAGAGTTTAGCCGTACGTAATTGACATTAGCTGCAGGGTCACTAGGCCTGCGGAACCAGCGCTTGAATCTCGTATACAGTGATGCATGTAGCTTGGCCATTCCCTTCACAAATCCCGATAAATCCTCCGCTGGGACATCCTACAGTGGTGGCAATAAGCCGCTCACCTCAGCCTTGCATCTCCCCGGACACGTGAGACGGTAATTCCAGTTAGTGCTGCAGACCAGGAACTGCCGCACCTGCCCAGAGATCATGGCTTGTCTCACAAACGGAAAGGCTATGGCAAAAATTCCTCCGAGTAAGCTTCCAAAAAAACGTGGCCGGTCTCGGTTAGAGACGCTGTTCGCTCGGTATGAAATACAGATCATAAGCTGGGATTTTAGCTGGTCGTTCTACCTATCTCGGCCTACGGACCGGTGGCAAGGGAAGAGCCACTTTAAGGAGATGGCCACCTTGACCTTGGTGGGGCGTGTTACCTCTCCAGAGGAATTCAAATATCCAGAAGCACTTCTGCGTTTAGTAGCCGATCCATGGCTGGATACCTTGGTAGAGCAACCAGCGGCCATCGGCTCCCTCCACATCAATGACAAACAGTTGACGGGTTATGTGTGTATTCCCAGCCATCAAATGCCCATGCTTGTG
This genomic stretch from Pseudomonas wuhanensis harbors:
- a CDS encoding AAA family ATPase — translated: MLELQSVREKVFALLSDVQNIDDAVVRGERCHEGKCYAIAYVDLADNVVGRAGELYDFQERILGDDFFGTPGDLRWNKYLYIVAGPKSLRHDDFEKAKATIESDKEYARKRVVSEEELEALLGAAQYFTPTDTGKDFNVVGEWEKRLAAADLDELLDRPTRKDVVERIGTRSAKRVPVADKTLTLNPSDALLTQKWLASISIDQFRPVHDGKSYTFGQVTLIVGANGTGKTSLLEAVEYFYCGHNRRQGNAVIPKISGSLVGKTEALVASAEAGRIRARCFSWYNRDERLAKSILSAFTRYNFLDTDAAFRISTELEPSEIPSDLSRLLVGADASMIWDYLGKISPEIETAHERSIMRVDESRQRLEIAQKELEDTQSRPSDGKALTEAFRVALEGLNWKAQKVTAPLVTEEEANGLAEALGHLKSVLSAGSAVVSIDAISTRGKEINQALALAIPLEADRTKYVQEMNRLAKHAAACEEACETLDRWLTYVNSGFAIAYARGKKANTAVEIAQGRLGLYATGDIPKVPQGYAAETLESAIRDATLDVQDCIDQVISLDNLADSFGKAASARALAARQLRSAAVASFNAGHPEDDCPICRAKYSPQKLADLVEQITQTLEETNELTEVTSKLSEAQEQLDFFQDKVRLIENLQRIASAIDLAPDALCSEVPARLAELQFELASAEQELASARIDWKELANSKLTAREHDDLRDIVTTLLLTSETEFDTVAIDEARASFREAAAAAHKLITQNFELHNSLEKQLSGLSAAATVEGWQTRARPNAGIESLITMQGEIESIQTRIDGLQSFLDIDDSANFADLSIGIIGATRIHSEAMEAVKMENMASSKISTLVEQIEHLNRQLNENLEKAENYQVAKETLELLRNECSLEHATQESLSAISSQINEIFSRIHAPNEYEYVGQGEALLQTSGSHEKRTLEQISTGQRAAFALSVFLSMNRNASKAPPVLLIDDPIAHIDDLNALSFLDYLRDLAVNSSRQIFFATADTRIAALFARKFSFLGESFQSIQLERGVDGG
- a CDS encoding radical SAM/SPASM domain-containing protein; its protein translation is METLPAALVINVTLQCPLKCAHCCYSSDMFKAGHLSFEQIALAISQAAGIQAFRAVHFVGGDPLLHPDLLADAIALAAGLGLSTGITTSAFWAKSPGHAQKVVDKLCDAGLSEITVSYDDAHAAFLGLHYIANAVAAAVLRSLKLRIAVVVEPGAAITAATLRAQLGLQEASAIQIYETAVNSTGRAAAVDEVRLHTRTEHAEVYRGACQSVFRNVQIDPQGNVIPCCGVLPHHSSMVVGNLVDDGLEIAVARAQQDPLYRWISKDGPVAILADITAADTAPMRTTDFDGICTACDRMFSSPLLLRRARHTAAARCAEGQSENVVLKWVTT
- a CDS encoding RiPP maturation radical SAM C-methyltransferase; amino-acid sequence: MTTDVLLVSAPVMSVLRPSAALGLLQSALTAIGVRTESLYLNLMFAEMIGIDLNERLGETLPSHLLAGEWLFEQPAPAVNAKNRAVFEGQLNTALEQHKFDDLEAIKSKTAPAFILQAAQAILRRKPRILGFTTMFQQTMASLEIAASVKRAAPEIIICFGGANCHGPMGAVLIQHYPQIDYVFTGEADALFPDFVKALLAGRSPRRTQGWLGRMSGTHPLSQPVRELDDLPIPDYSDYFSQLARMSEAHRIRSSVPFESSRGCWWGQKNHCTFCGLNATSMVFREKSGNRVLRELGVLARAYGIKRFSACDNILSMGHVDRVIAELDGNVQQYRFFYEIKSNLDEAKLRILGKAGVVWIQPGIESLSDPVLKLMRKGVDRMLNLRLLRNCREFGMCAIWSMLYGFPGEAAADFDDVARIVPMLEHLQPPVGCGRIRLDRFSPNFEQAEAIGFTDVQPVSSYGAIFNLPADALFGLAYFFDGYAPRAASESDLIPLKQAIAAWRSAWLPGTTPPRLVALPCEGRCLIEDTRRCAIERFFVASELETAIIGHCRSARAIAKFDILTDRWSPSEIEAALGNLLYRNYLLTDQDRVISLIVTSGNELFSDEDRADLPFGYVASSSVQI